In the genome of Acidobacteriota bacterium, the window TACCTGCTGCGCGTTTTGCTCAATCGTAATCTGCGGGCTCTTATCTTTGTTGTCGAGAATCCAGCTCTCGCGCTCGGTCACAACCCGATCACGGAATTCAGCTTGGGCAACCTCGTATCCCCACTCGCGGAAAGCGCCTTCAGTGAATTTCTGGATATTGCCTTTATGAACGAGCGTCACCGATGGACGTTTGTTTTCCAGGGCGAACTGGATCGCACGACGCACGAGCCGCTTTGTTCCTGTGATCGAAATCGGCTTGATACCAACACCCGAATCTTCGCGTACACGCTTTTTTCCGCCGGCGAGCATTTCCTCATTCAAGAACCGGATCAGCTTACGCGCTCCATCGCTTCCTTCTTTCCACTCGATGCCTGCGTAAACATCTTCTGTGTTCTCTCGGAAAATAACGACGTTCAATTTCTCCGGATACTTCACCGTGGAGGGAACGCCAGCGTAATGCTTAACGGGACGCACGCAGGCATACAGATCAAGCTCCTGCCGCATGGCGACGTTGAGCGACCGGATGCCACCACCCACAGGTGTGGTGAGGGGACCTTTAATGGAGACGCGCAGGTCCTTCGCAGCTCGCAATGTGTCCTCCGGCATCCAGTTCCGGAATTGTGAAAACGCCTTTTCGCCCGCGAAGATTTCGTACCATACTACGTGACGCTTGCCTCCATACGCCTTCTCAACCGCCGCATCAAAAACGCGGCGTGAGGCCTTCCATATGTCACGACCAGTACCATCGCCTTCAATGAATGGAATGATTGGATTGTCGGGCACGCGATATTGCCCGTTTTCGTAGCGAATCGGCGAGCCTTCCGAGGGGAGAGGAACGCCGTTGTACACCACTGCCATGGGCGACTGCTCCTGTGAAGTTATGAATGTAATGCCAAGCTTTCAAAACTAACATTCGCAGCTAGTTGGCGCAAACTGAGCGGTATTCATCAGTCAAACAGGGGAGGAACAACGCTATCCTCCAACTAAATTGGACACGACGCGATGGCGCGAGTAGATGCTGGCGCAAGTTGGCCAGTTTTCGGTCGTTCGAAGGCTCATCGGAATAACCATTGAGCGACTATGATGATCTAGGCTCTCCTGTGGCTCTGAGCTTTCGCCGGTCGATTTCACAGTCGCTTGGCGTGAGCTCAGAAAGACCAACTCTGGAGCTTCTTCCTACCTCCGAAACGTCACTCAGCCGGCCCTCGTGGGCCGGCTAATTTTTGACTTCGGTCCGTTGGCCATCGTCATATGTGGTGAACCTTAGCGGCGCCGTAGATAACAGAGAAGGGCACAGAGGCTGTGCCGTTCTCTTTGGACTTCTTTGAGGGTAATCGTTAGCGCAGCGCTGCCAAAACGATCACATCTTCTGAAGTCGGAACGCTCTTCGCTATCTCGGCTTCGCGGCGACTGATCCTGAACTGCCGTCCAACTTTCTCACCCTGAAGCCAGATCTGCGACAGAAAGTACTGGTCTCCGTACCGGTGGAATACAAGCCTGCTGTTCGGTGAAGGATTCAAGGTTTCTGCGTTGTTTGCCGAAGCAAGCATGTTCTTTGCAGCGTTTTCGCCACGAACCGCGAGCACGCTGCCGGTGGCCGTTGCGAGCGACTGAATGCTGTATGCGCCAGCGGGCAGACTCGACTTACCTACAGTGAAGTCAAAAGGAACATTCGCTTTAACGTTGACGCCCTGAGCGTTTGCGCATGCCGCCACGAGCAGCAGGCCAAGAACGCCAAGCAGATTTACGATTTGCCGTTTCATATTGCCTCCGTTTCGTGTTGAGGCGGTGGAAGCAATGCGCATATTCCGTATCGCCTTCACTGCTCCTGCTCTTCGCTTCCGTCTCCACACTTTCCGCGATGGGTAAATGCAAACGGCATGCCAAGGTGGTCGAGCGCTGTGATGAGTTCCGGTGGAAAACGCTTCAACTTGATGACTCCATTAAACATTTTCGTGCTTCATCAGATGCCGC includes:
- a CDS encoding NADP-dependent isocitrate dehydrogenase (Converts isocitrate to alpha ketoglutarate), whose protein sequence is MAVVYNGVPLPSEGSPIRYENGQYRVPDNPIIPFIEGDGTGRDIWKASRRVFDAAVEKAYGGKRHVVWYEIFAGEKAFSQFRNWMPEDTLRAAKDLRVSIKGPLTTPVGGGIRSLNVAMRQELDLYACVRPVKHYAGVPSTVKYPEKLNVVIFRENTEDVYAGIEWKEGSDGARKLIRFLNEEMLAGGKKRVREDSGVGIKPISITGTKRLVRRAIQFALENKRPSVTLVHKGNIQKFTEGAFREWGYEVAQAEFRDRVVTERESWILDNKDKSPQITIEQNAQQVEPGLEFAAEEFRKGVHAEVKDVLDKLSRSHGNGQWKKKLMINDRIADSIFQQVIIRPQEYSVLATPNLNGDYISDACAAQVGGLGIAPGGNIGDGYAIFEATHGTAPKYADLDVINPGSVILSGVMMFELIGWREAARLIENALEETIRQKRVTYDFERQMEGATKVKTSEFASYMIGNMDALAGARREVALA